A window of the Gemmatirosa kalamazoonensis genome harbors these coding sequences:
- the glgA gene encoding glycogen synthase, with protein MRIALFTNEYPPNVYGGAGVHVEYMARELARVDGGAHDVQVLSFGTQREERGNLHVTGVAPTASLPVQDPRHARLLDALLRDLAMVGAVKAPDIVHCHTWYAQLAGCLARPLTGAKLVLTTHSLEPHRPWKVEQLGTGYNATVWIEQTAYGNADGVVAVSQSMKRDVQELYGVAPDKVRVIHNGIDPDEYAPRTDPATLRRLGVDPDVPIVLFVGRITRQKGILHLVRAIPKLHPGVQVVLCAGAPDTPQIGAEMTALVDETRHATTTPVVWIPEMLPKQDVIALYAHAAVFVCPSVYEPFGIINLEAMACETPVVASAVGGIPEIVVPGETGLLVPLDAEGDGSAEPKDPAAFSQALADAVNELIDDPARRERMGRAARERVLAEFSWRAIAEQTVRFYQELLGS; from the coding sequence ATGCGGATCGCCCTCTTCACCAACGAGTACCCGCCCAACGTGTACGGCGGCGCCGGCGTGCACGTGGAGTACATGGCGCGCGAGCTGGCGCGCGTCGACGGCGGCGCGCACGACGTGCAGGTGCTGTCGTTCGGCACGCAGCGCGAGGAGCGCGGCAACCTGCACGTCACCGGCGTCGCACCGACGGCGAGCCTCCCGGTGCAGGACCCGCGGCACGCGCGGCTGCTCGACGCGCTGCTGCGCGACCTCGCCATGGTCGGCGCGGTGAAGGCGCCCGACATCGTGCACTGCCACACGTGGTACGCGCAGCTCGCCGGCTGCCTCGCGCGGCCGCTCACCGGCGCGAAGCTCGTGCTCACCACCCACTCGCTCGAGCCGCACCGGCCGTGGAAGGTGGAGCAGCTCGGCACCGGCTACAACGCCACGGTGTGGATCGAGCAGACGGCGTACGGCAACGCCGACGGAGTCGTCGCGGTGAGCCAGTCGATGAAGCGCGACGTGCAGGAGCTCTACGGCGTCGCGCCGGACAAGGTGCGCGTCATCCACAACGGCATCGACCCCGACGAGTACGCGCCGCGCACCGACCCGGCAACGCTCCGCCGACTCGGCGTCGACCCCGACGTGCCGATCGTGCTGTTCGTCGGGCGCATCACGCGGCAGAAGGGGATCCTGCATCTCGTGCGCGCGATCCCGAAGCTGCATCCCGGCGTGCAGGTCGTGCTGTGCGCCGGCGCGCCCGACACGCCGCAGATCGGCGCCGAGATGACGGCGCTCGTCGACGAGACCCGCCACGCGACGACGACGCCGGTGGTGTGGATCCCGGAGATGCTGCCGAAGCAGGACGTCATCGCGCTCTACGCGCACGCCGCGGTGTTCGTGTGCCCGTCGGTGTACGAGCCGTTCGGCATCATCAACCTCGAGGCGATGGCGTGCGAGACGCCGGTCGTCGCGTCGGCCGTCGGCGGCATCCCGGAGATCGTCGTGCCGGGGGAGACGGGGCTGCTCGTGCCGCTCGACGCGGAGGGCGACGGCTCCGCGGAGCCGAAGGACCCTGCGGCATTCTCGCAGGCGCTCGCCGACGCGGTGAACGAGCTGATCGACGATCCCGCGCGTCGCGAGCGGATGGGACGCGCGGCGCGCGAGCGCGTGCTCGCGGAGTTCAGCTGGCGGGCGATCGCGGAGCAGACGGTGCGGTTCTATCAGGAGCTGTTAGGCAGCTGA
- a CDS encoding M20 family metallo-hydrolase: MNGTRLNAHLAELSAFGRNPQGGVSRVAYSEADRQGREYVTRLMRDAGLDVRVDAAANIFGRRAGRDPSLRPILIGSHVDSVPEGGNYDGDVGSLGAIEVAQTLAESRTTLRHPLDVVIWSNEEGGLYGSRAALGELQPRELALTSNSGKTVGDGIRFLGGNPDDLASARIAKGAYAAYVELHIEQGGTLDREHVDIGVVEGIVGIDQWEVTVEGFANHAGTTPMDQRRDALLAAARFVEAVNRVVRSVPGRQVGTVGRMQAFPGAPNVIPGKVVLSLELRDLDAAKIRALYTRIHDEADAIARDADVTFTFRPTVENVPAPTDPRVRAIIADAAKALGLSTRSLPSGAGHDAQDLARIAPTGMIFIPSVGGISHAPKEFSRPKDVENGANVLLETVLRIDAL; this comes from the coding sequence GTGAACGGCACGCGCCTGAACGCGCACCTCGCCGAGCTCTCCGCGTTCGGCCGCAACCCGCAGGGCGGTGTGAGCCGTGTGGCGTACAGCGAGGCGGATCGGCAGGGGCGCGAGTACGTGACGCGGCTCATGCGCGACGCGGGGCTCGACGTGCGCGTCGACGCCGCGGCGAACATCTTCGGCCGGCGCGCGGGACGCGACCCGTCGCTCCGGCCGATCCTCATCGGATCGCACGTCGACTCCGTGCCCGAGGGCGGCAACTACGACGGCGACGTCGGGTCGCTCGGCGCGATCGAGGTCGCGCAGACGCTCGCCGAGTCGCGCACCACGCTGCGCCATCCGCTCGACGTCGTGATCTGGTCGAACGAGGAGGGTGGCCTGTACGGCTCGCGCGCCGCGCTCGGCGAGCTGCAGCCGCGCGAGCTCGCGCTCACGAGCAACAGCGGCAAGACGGTCGGCGACGGGATCCGCTTCCTCGGCGGCAACCCCGACGACCTCGCGAGCGCGCGCATCGCGAAGGGCGCGTATGCGGCATACGTCGAGCTGCACATCGAGCAGGGCGGAACGCTCGACCGCGAGCACGTCGACATCGGCGTCGTCGAGGGGATCGTCGGCATCGATCAGTGGGAGGTGACGGTCGAGGGGTTCGCGAACCACGCGGGCACCACGCCGATGGACCAGCGGCGCGACGCGCTGCTCGCCGCGGCGCGGTTCGTGGAGGCGGTGAACCGCGTGGTGCGCAGCGTCCCCGGGCGGCAGGTCGGGACGGTGGGGCGCATGCAGGCCTTTCCCGGCGCGCCCAACGTCATCCCCGGCAAGGTGGTCCTCTCGCTCGAGCTGCGCGACCTCGACGCCGCGAAGATCCGCGCGCTCTACACGCGCATCCACGACGAGGCCGACGCGATCGCGCGCGACGCCGACGTGACCTTCACGTTCCGTCCGACGGTGGAGAACGTCCCCGCACCCACCGACCCGCGCGTCCGCGCGATCATCGCCGACGCCGCGAAGGCGTTAGGCCTCTCCACGAGATCGCTCCCGAGCGGCGCCGGGCACGACGCGCAGGACCTCGCCCGCATCGCGCCCACGGGGATGATCTTCATCCCGAGCGTGGGCGGCATCAGCCACGCGCCGAAGGAGTTCTCGCGCCCGAAGGACGTCGAGAACGGCGCGAACGTGCTGCTGGAGACGGTGCTGCGGATCGACGCTCTTTGA
- a CDS encoding RNA polymerase sigma factor, with amino-acid sequence MDTADIRCALERYHAACFAWALACCGRDRAEAEDVLQATYLKILDGRARFDGRSHPKTWLFGVVRRTAAEERRRRLLWLRVRHPALVESAAPDPSDADADARARAELLAALGALAPRQREVLHLVFYEELTIEEAAAVMRVSVGTARTHYERGKARLRARLGSAR; translated from the coding sequence ATGGACACCGCGGACATCCGATGTGCGCTCGAGCGGTACCACGCCGCGTGCTTCGCCTGGGCGCTCGCGTGCTGCGGGAGAGACCGCGCGGAGGCCGAGGACGTGCTGCAGGCGACTTACCTCAAGATCCTCGACGGCCGGGCGCGGTTCGACGGCCGCTCGCACCCGAAGACGTGGCTGTTCGGCGTCGTCCGCCGCACGGCCGCCGAGGAGCGGCGCCGCCGGCTCCTGTGGCTCCGCGTTAGGCACCCGGCGCTCGTCGAGTCGGCCGCGCCCGATCCGTCGGACGCCGATGCCGACGCGCGGGCGCGCGCGGAGCTCCTCGCCGCGCTCGGCGCGCTCGCGCCTCGGCAGCGGGAGGTGCTGCACCTCGTGTTCTACGAGGAGCTGACGATCGAGGAAGCGGCGGCGGTGATGCGCGTGTCGGTCGGCACGGCGCGCACGCACTACGAGCGCGGCAAGGCGCGGCTCCGCGCGCGCCTGGGGTCCGCCCGATGA
- a CDS encoding flavin monoamine oxidase family protein, with protein sequence MTDDISRRAFLQRAAFGAAALGLRWRAAPQKIVVVGAGMAGLAAAYELLAAGHDVTVLEARTRPGGRVLTLREPFADGLYAEAGAMQLFDSHARALRYARLLGLELDPIAPPRGHALLHVLGARIEVVPGERVTWPAGLTEAERPLDSRLLWDRYVAPHVQAVLDAETRGTVRDVIGRYDGVTFNELLRTQGASPAALTIIGVGLPSGLGDGPDAVSALDLLREAAHRTLRKQSFTIRGGTDTLPRALAAKLADRVHYGTPVVRIEQDEREVRAIATPAGGPNATPRTFAADRLVCAIPFSVLRRMQVSPAFSAAKRGAVSRLEYTSVARTYVQTWTRFWQDDGLSGNASTDLPVMGVYERTINQRGTRGILESYQTGANARRTMTLGERERQAAALAGMATLFPRVAEQYEGGTSKCWDEDEWSRGAYAWFRPGQMSTLVPFIASAEGRVHFAGEHASSQPGWMEGALESAERVVAEIGATAAR encoded by the coding sequence ATGACCGACGACATCTCCCGCCGCGCGTTCCTCCAGCGCGCCGCGTTCGGCGCGGCCGCGCTCGGCCTACGGTGGCGCGCCGCGCCGCAGAAGATCGTCGTCGTCGGCGCGGGCATGGCGGGGCTCGCGGCGGCGTACGAGCTGCTCGCGGCCGGCCACGACGTCACGGTGCTGGAAGCGCGCACGCGACCGGGCGGCCGCGTGCTCACGCTGCGCGAGCCGTTCGCCGACGGGCTGTACGCCGAGGCGGGGGCGATGCAGCTGTTCGACTCGCACGCGCGCGCGCTGCGCTACGCGAGGCTGCTCGGCCTCGAGCTCGACCCGATCGCGCCGCCGCGCGGCCACGCGCTGCTGCACGTCCTCGGCGCGCGCATCGAGGTCGTGCCGGGCGAGCGCGTGACGTGGCCCGCGGGGCTCACGGAGGCGGAGCGCCCGCTCGACAGCCGGCTGCTGTGGGACCGCTACGTCGCGCCGCACGTACAGGCGGTGCTCGATGCGGAGACGCGCGGCACCGTGCGCGACGTCATCGGCCGCTACGACGGCGTCACGTTCAACGAGCTGCTGCGCACGCAGGGCGCGTCGCCGGCCGCGCTGACGATCATCGGCGTCGGGCTGCCGAGTGGGCTCGGCGACGGCCCCGACGCCGTGTCCGCGCTCGACCTGCTGCGCGAGGCCGCGCACCGCACGCTGCGCAAGCAGTCGTTCACGATCCGCGGCGGCACCGACACGCTCCCGCGGGCGCTCGCCGCGAAGCTCGCCGACCGCGTGCACTACGGCACGCCGGTGGTGCGCATCGAGCAGGACGAGCGCGAGGTGCGTGCGATCGCGACGCCGGCCGGTGGGCCCAACGCGACGCCGCGCACGTTCGCCGCCGACCGGCTGGTGTGCGCGATCCCCTTCTCGGTGCTGCGGCGCATGCAGGTGAGCCCCGCGTTCTCCGCCGCGAAGCGCGGCGCCGTGAGCCGCCTGGAGTACACGTCGGTGGCGCGCACGTACGTGCAGACGTGGACGCGCTTCTGGCAGGACGACGGCCTGTCGGGGAACGCGTCGACCGACCTGCCGGTGATGGGCGTCTACGAGCGCACGATCAACCAGCGCGGCACGCGCGGCATCCTGGAGTCGTACCAGACGGGCGCGAACGCGCGGCGCACCATGACGCTCGGCGAGCGCGAGCGGCAGGCCGCGGCGCTCGCCGGCATGGCGACGCTGTTCCCGCGCGTCGCCGAGCAGTACGAGGGCGGCACGTCGAAGTGCTGGGACGAGGACGAGTGGTCGCGCGGCGCGTACGCGTGGTTCCGGCCGGGCCAGATGTCGACGCTGGTGCCATTCATCGCGAGCGCCGAGGGGCGCGTGCACTTCGCCGGCGAGCACGCGTCGTCGCAGCCGGGGTGGATGGAGGGAGCGCTGGAATCCGCGGAGCGCGTCGTCGCCGAGATCGGCGCGACGGCGGCGCGTTAG
- the rpiA gene encoding ribose-5-phosphate isomerase RpiA — MTTSQDLAKQDAARRAVDLVRSGMVLGLGTGSTAKLAVDEIGRRLAAGDLHDIVGVPTSEATERQAAALGIPLSTLDRHPRVELTIDGADEVDPHGRLIKGGGGALLREKIVATASRRLAIVVDASKLVERLGATFPVPIEVTPFGWTTHLDPIRALGGEPVLRARDGTPYRTDGGNLILDVTFAGGLADPEGVAAAIRARPGVVETGLFLGFSPEVIVGHAR, encoded by the coding sequence ATGACCACCTCTCAGGATCTCGCCAAGCAGGACGCCGCGCGCCGCGCCGTCGACCTCGTGCGCTCCGGCATGGTGCTGGGCCTCGGCACCGGCTCCACCGCGAAGCTCGCCGTCGACGAGATCGGCCGCCGCCTCGCGGCCGGCGACCTGCACGACATCGTCGGCGTGCCGACGTCGGAGGCGACCGAGCGACAGGCCGCCGCGTTAGGCATCCCGCTCTCCACGCTCGATCGCCACCCGCGCGTCGAGCTCACGATCGACGGCGCCGACGAGGTGGACCCGCACGGACGCCTCATCAAGGGCGGCGGCGGCGCGCTGCTCCGCGAGAAGATCGTCGCCACCGCGTCGCGCCGCCTCGCCATCGTCGTCGACGCGTCCAAGCTCGTCGAGCGGCTCGGCGCGACGTTCCCGGTGCCGATCGAGGTCACGCCGTTCGGCTGGACGACGCACCTCGACCCGATCCGCGCGCTCGGCGGCGAGCCGGTGCTCCGCGCGCGCGACGGCACGCCGTATCGCACCGACGGCGGGAACCTCATCCTCGACGTCACGTTCGCCGGCGGTCTCGCCGACCCCGAAGGCGTCGCGGCGGCGATCCGCGCGCGCCCCGGCGTCGTCGAGACGGGGCTGTTCCTCGGGTTCTCGCCCGAGGTGATCGTCGGCCACGCGCGGTGA
- a CDS encoding DEAD/DEAH box helicase, whose translation MADDPLALFHPLVARWFAETLGEPSAPQRAGWPAIAEGHDTLILAPTGTGKTLTAFLWELNQLVVEGERGPLPNAVHLLYVSPLKALNNDVQRNLETPLQQLKDRFWEAAAPFPEIRVAVRTGDTPQSERARMLRKNPHVLITTPESLHILLTSARGRTMFTHLRAVILDEIHAVAGTKRGAHLALTLERLGALAPDAPQRIGLSATQKPLEEIARFLGGCDVRDSGLGTRDSRLGSEGAPSPESRVPSPDVRFRPVHIVDCGLVKRMETEVVSPVEDLAHVEGTIWPKTAQLVLDRIRGARTTLVFVNNRGQAERMAARVNQLAGEEVALPYHGSLSRERRFLLEGRLKAGELRALVATSSLELGIDIGSVDLVIQLQSPKRVSNALQRVGRAGHTLGAVSRGTFVPTFRDDALEELAIIAAMQDGDVEPTRVVQNPLDVLAQLIVAMVASDEPEWTATGLYDFVRRAYPYHALTRAAFDETLGMLAGKYPSDVTAELDARVHWDRVSDVLSPARGARMVATISGGTIPDRGLYTVNLPDKTRLGELDEEFVHESRVGDAFQLGSSTWRIKSIEHDRVVVTPAPGAPARMPFWHGEFMARSLHLAVRVGSLRRALDEATTLDAIETLQRVYRADRPTIVSLAEYVQSQRAITGIVPDERRLVLEHFRDEVGSVRLVLHAPFGGRVNAPWGMALARRARERLGVEVQVQTTDDGLMLRLPDLGAEPPVDIIRSLGIEEAGRLVLEEVGQSSLFGARFRMNAARALLLPRGNPRRRMPLWLQRLKAADLLQSVREHPSFPVVVETYRDVLQDAFDMEGLRDVLGRLAAGDVSIRVVKTEGPSPFAASLQFGFVIDWMYGDDTPRAEARAALLSLDRALLDELMGGKGADEATLAVLDEVLARRRGTAPGRQARDADELAVLVDRAGDLTEDELRARVAPPTEWTRGDPLEALTGSGRLIPVNIPTGATRETGNKTDKTDRHPVPPVHPVQDLRQDEQDGQDDSFLSTRRFVLVDSYARYAAAFGAGTLGGADRVPEPLRAAVLEPKAARREILSRFVALAGPVSVDGVRARYDFAAPWVLRRLEDMERAGILVRGSFGSDRAAARWCSRRLLEQARRRELALARKQIEAVSVVDFAWFLQRWQHVAPEARLTGADAASRALAQLYGLGRPAVAWERDYLPARVTPYDPTALGMLAASGRLAWAAEPPASDTTPGQSVGRLRFFERGTGRLWLAPPIDDARLSDAARRVRDALKAEGASFTLDLAAASGLGPQRVRDALRELVAAGLVTNDTIDALRDVLGWRPVFPVRRTDEPDPTRWLPADFTRSRPVVQRRVSPRSLAKWKRPDRPDAAARWGGRWSLVHTAGTLGIETEDGPSGAELVARQWLARYGVVSRDWWRRERPAVSWRDVYHELKRLEFRGEVRRGYFVAGLAGAQFALPDAVELLREPNTPTAPASDPVVLSVSDPSNVYALPLGPDVAVDPLARPRGAGALLVTIGGRIVVTAEGRGARLRVRDDASEDDVRVAIRVLLARLARPNERGRRHDVVVETVDGESASASRWAAVLRESGFRSSGGSMRYYADLR comes from the coding sequence ATGGCCGACGACCCGCTCGCCCTCTTCCATCCCCTCGTCGCCCGGTGGTTCGCCGAGACGCTGGGCGAGCCGAGCGCCCCGCAGCGCGCCGGCTGGCCCGCGATCGCCGAGGGGCACGACACGCTCATCCTCGCGCCGACCGGCACGGGCAAGACGCTGACGGCGTTCCTGTGGGAGCTGAACCAGCTCGTCGTCGAGGGCGAGCGGGGACCGCTGCCGAACGCGGTGCACCTGCTGTACGTGTCGCCGCTGAAGGCGCTGAACAACGACGTGCAGCGCAACCTCGAGACGCCGCTGCAGCAGCTGAAGGACCGGTTCTGGGAGGCCGCCGCGCCGTTCCCCGAGATCCGTGTCGCGGTGCGCACCGGCGACACACCGCAGAGCGAGCGCGCGCGGATGCTGCGCAAGAACCCGCACGTCCTCATCACGACGCCGGAGTCGCTGCACATCCTGCTCACGAGCGCGCGCGGCCGGACGATGTTCACGCACCTGCGCGCGGTGATCCTCGACGAGATCCACGCCGTGGCCGGCACGAAGCGCGGCGCGCACCTCGCGCTCACGCTGGAGCGGTTAGGCGCGCTCGCGCCGGACGCGCCGCAGCGCATCGGGCTCTCGGCCACGCAGAAGCCGCTGGAGGAGATTGCACGGTTCCTCGGCGGATGTGATGTCCGTGACTCGGGACTCGGGACTCGGGACTCGCGACTCGGGTCGGAAGGGGCCCCGAGTCCCGAGTCCCGAGTCCCGAGTCCCGACGTCCGCTTCCGTCCTGTCCACATCGTCGACTGCGGTCTCGTGAAGCGCATGGAGACCGAGGTCGTCTCGCCGGTCGAGGATCTCGCGCACGTCGAGGGGACGATCTGGCCGAAGACCGCGCAGCTCGTGCTCGACCGCATCCGGGGCGCGCGCACGACGCTCGTGTTCGTGAACAACCGCGGGCAGGCCGAGCGCATGGCGGCGCGCGTGAACCAGCTCGCCGGGGAGGAGGTCGCGCTGCCGTACCACGGGTCGCTGTCGCGCGAGCGGCGCTTCCTGCTCGAGGGACGGCTCAAGGCGGGGGAGCTGCGCGCGCTCGTCGCCACCAGCTCGCTGGAGCTCGGCATCGACATCGGCTCGGTGGACCTCGTGATCCAGCTCCAGAGCCCGAAGCGCGTCTCGAACGCGCTGCAGCGCGTGGGGCGCGCCGGCCATACGTTAGGCGCGGTGAGCCGCGGCACGTTCGTCCCCACGTTCCGCGACGACGCGCTCGAGGAGCTGGCGATCATCGCCGCGATGCAGGACGGCGACGTGGAGCCGACGCGCGTCGTGCAGAACCCGCTCGACGTGCTCGCGCAGCTCATCGTCGCGATGGTCGCGTCCGACGAACCGGAATGGACGGCGACGGGGCTCTACGACTTCGTGCGGCGCGCCTACCCGTACCACGCGCTGACGCGCGCCGCGTTCGACGAGACGCTGGGCATGCTCGCCGGCAAGTATCCGAGCGACGTGACCGCGGAGCTCGACGCGCGCGTGCACTGGGACCGCGTGAGCGACGTGCTGTCGCCGGCGCGCGGCGCACGGATGGTGGCGACGATCTCCGGCGGCACGATCCCCGACCGCGGGCTGTACACGGTGAACCTCCCCGACAAGACGCGCCTCGGGGAGCTCGACGAGGAGTTCGTGCACGAGTCGCGCGTCGGCGACGCGTTCCAGCTGGGCAGCTCGACGTGGCGCATCAAGTCGATCGAGCACGACCGCGTAGTGGTGACACCGGCGCCCGGCGCGCCGGCGCGGATGCCGTTCTGGCACGGCGAGTTCATGGCGCGCTCGCTCCATCTCGCGGTGCGCGTCGGCTCGCTCCGCCGCGCGCTCGACGAGGCGACGACGCTCGACGCCATCGAGACGCTGCAGCGCGTCTATCGCGCCGACCGGCCGACGATCGTGTCGCTCGCCGAGTACGTGCAGAGCCAGCGCGCGATCACCGGCATCGTGCCTGACGAGCGGCGGCTCGTGCTCGAGCACTTCCGCGACGAGGTCGGGAGCGTGCGCCTCGTGCTGCACGCGCCGTTCGGGGGCCGCGTGAACGCGCCGTGGGGCATGGCGCTCGCCCGCCGCGCGCGCGAGCGGCTCGGCGTCGAGGTGCAGGTGCAGACGACCGACGACGGGCTGATGCTGCGGCTCCCCGACCTCGGCGCGGAGCCGCCGGTCGACATCATCCGATCGTTAGGCATCGAGGAGGCGGGGCGGCTCGTGCTCGAGGAGGTCGGGCAGTCGTCGCTGTTCGGCGCGCGCTTCCGCATGAACGCCGCGCGCGCGCTGCTGCTGCCGCGCGGCAACCCGCGCCGCCGCATGCCGCTCTGGCTGCAGCGGCTGAAGGCGGCGGACCTGCTGCAGTCGGTGCGCGAGCACCCGTCGTTCCCCGTCGTGGTGGAGACGTACCGCGACGTGCTGCAGGACGCGTTCGACATGGAGGGGCTGCGCGACGTGCTGGGCCGGCTGGCTGCGGGCGACGTCTCGATCCGCGTCGTGAAGACGGAGGGCCCGTCGCCGTTCGCCGCGTCGCTGCAGTTCGGGTTCGTGATCGACTGGATGTACGGCGACGACACGCCGCGCGCCGAGGCTCGCGCGGCATTGCTGTCGCTCGACCGCGCGCTGCTCGACGAGCTGATGGGCGGCAAGGGCGCCGACGAGGCGACGCTCGCGGTGCTCGACGAGGTGCTCGCTCGGCGGCGCGGCACGGCGCCGGGCCGCCAGGCGCGCGACGCCGACGAGCTGGCGGTGCTCGTCGACCGCGCCGGCGATCTGACGGAGGACGAGCTGCGCGCGCGCGTCGCGCCGCCGACCGAGTGGACGCGCGGCGACCCGCTGGAAGCGCTGACAGGAAGCGGCCGCCTGATCCCCGTGAACATCCCGACAGGAGCGACACGAGAGACGGGGAACAAGACGGACAAGACGGACAGGCATCCCGTCCCTCCTGTTCATCCTGTCCAAGATCTTCGACAGGATGAACAGGATGGACAGGATGACTCGTTCCTGTCGACTCGGCGCTTCGTCCTCGTCGACTCGTATGCGCGATATGCCGCCGCGTTCGGGGCGGGGACCTTGGGCGGCGCCGATCGTGTCCCCGAACCGTTGCGCGCGGCGGTGCTCGAGCCGAAGGCCGCGCGGCGCGAGATCCTGTCGCGCTTCGTCGCGCTCGCCGGCCCGGTGAGCGTCGACGGCGTGCGCGCGCGGTACGACTTCGCTGCGCCGTGGGTGCTGCGCCGCCTCGAGGACATGGAGCGCGCGGGCATCCTCGTGCGCGGCTCCTTCGGTAGCGATCGCGCGGCCGCGCGCTGGTGCTCGCGTCGGCTGCTGGAGCAGGCGCGGCGCCGCGAGCTCGCGCTGGCGCGCAAGCAGATCGAGGCGGTCTCCGTCGTCGACTTCGCGTGGTTCCTCCAGCGGTGGCAGCACGTCGCGCCCGAGGCGCGGCTCACCGGCGCCGACGCCGCGTCGCGCGCGCTCGCGCAGCTCTACGGGCTCGGCCGCCCCGCCGTGGCGTGGGAGCGCGACTACCTGCCGGCGCGCGTGACGCCGTACGATCCGACCGCGTTAGGCATGCTCGCCGCGAGCGGTCGGCTGGCGTGGGCCGCCGAGCCGCCGGCATCGGATACGACGCCCGGGCAGTCGGTGGGACGACTCCGCTTCTTCGAGCGCGGCACGGGGCGCCTCTGGCTCGCGCCGCCGATCGACGACGCGCGGCTCAGCGACGCGGCCCGGCGCGTGCGCGACGCGCTGAAGGCGGAGGGTGCGTCGTTCACGCTCGACCTCGCGGCCGCGTCGGGGCTCGGCCCGCAGCGCGTGCGCGATGCGCTGCGCGAGCTCGTGGCGGCGGGGCTCGTGACGAACGACACGATCGACGCGCTGCGCGACGTGCTGGGGTGGCGGCCGGTGTTCCCCGTGCGGCGCACGGACGAGCCGGACCCCACGCGGTGGCTCCCCGCCGACTTCACGCGGTCGCGCCCCGTCGTGCAGCGCCGCGTGAGCCCGCGGTCGCTCGCGAAGTGGAAGCGCCCCGACCGCCCCGACGCGGCGGCGCGGTGGGGCGGCCGCTGGTCGCTCGTGCACACCGCCGGCACGTTAGGCATCGAGACGGAGGACGGTCCCTCGGGTGCCGAGCTCGTGGCGCGGCAGTGGCTCGCGCGCTACGGCGTCGTGAGCCGCGACTGGTGGCGGCGCGAGCGGCCGGCGGTGTCGTGGCGGGACGTGTACCACGAGCTGAAGCGGCTCGAGTTCCGCGGCGAGGTGCGGCGCGGCTACTTCGTCGCCGGGCTCGCCGGCGCGCAGTTCGCCCTGCCCGACGCGGTGGAGCTGCTGCGCGAGCCGAACACACCGACCGCACCGGCGAGCGACCCGGTGGTGCTCTCCGTCTCCGACCCGTCGAACGTGTACGCGCTCCCACTGGGCCCCGACGTCGCCGTCGACCCGCTCGCGCGGCCGCGCGGCGCGGGCGCGCTGCTCGTCACCATCGGCGGCCGCATCGTCGTGACCGCGGAGGGGCGCGGTGCTCGGCTCCGCGTGCGCGACGACGCGTCGGAGGACGACGTCCGCGTGGCGATTCGGGTGCTGCTCGCGCGGTTGGCGCGGCCGAACGAGCGCGGGCGGCGGCACGACGTCGTCGTGGAGACCGTCGATGGCGAGAGCGCGTCCGCGTCGCGCTGGGCGGCCGTGCTCCGCGAGAGCGGCTTCCGGTCGTCGGGCGGCTCCATGCGGTACTACGCGGACTTGCGGTGA
- a CDS encoding YncE family protein, whose translation MNDGIGRREFVTLGSLALAAHLLRADERSLLYVAVPGIRNYTEWGGVGLLVYDIADGFRLLRRIPAPILGKGGSVENVKGICASAAAGRVYVSTITRLLAYDLRTDRLLWNREYERGCDRMAITPDGSAIWLPSLEGPFWSVLDAVTGDVLARIDTNSGAHNTICGAAGARAYLAGLGSTSLRVADTRTRAVVSQVGPFGGVIRPFTVDGAERRCYVNVNDLLGFEIGDLETGKVLHRVEVPGFAKGPVKRHGCPSHGVGLTPDEREIWLCDGANSRVHVFDATVSPPRLVQSIVVRDQPGWITFTLDGRLALASTGEIVDTRTKRIVHALSDEQGLPVASEKVVEVVFRGRDPVRTGDQFGVGRRG comes from the coding sequence GTGAACGACGGCATCGGCAGGCGTGAGTTCGTCACGTTAGGCAGCCTCGCGCTCGCCGCGCACCTGCTGCGCGCCGACGAGCGCAGCCTGCTCTACGTCGCGGTGCCCGGCATACGCAACTACACCGAGTGGGGCGGCGTCGGCCTCCTCGTCTACGACATCGCCGACGGCTTCCGGCTGCTGCGCCGCATCCCCGCGCCGATCCTCGGCAAGGGCGGCAGCGTGGAGAACGTGAAGGGGATCTGCGCGAGCGCGGCGGCGGGGCGCGTGTACGTGAGCACCATCACGCGCCTGCTCGCGTACGACCTCCGCACCGACCGGCTGCTCTGGAACCGCGAGTACGAGCGCGGCTGCGACCGCATGGCGATCACGCCCGACGGATCCGCGATCTGGCTCCCGTCGCTCGAGGGTCCGTTCTGGAGCGTGCTCGACGCGGTGACCGGCGACGTGCTCGCGCGCATCGACACGAACTCCGGCGCGCACAACACGATCTGCGGCGCGGCCGGCGCGCGCGCGTACCTCGCGGGGCTCGGCTCCACGTCGCTGCGCGTCGCCGACACGCGCACGCGCGCCGTCGTGTCGCAGGTCGGTCCGTTCGGCGGCGTGATCCGGCCGTTCACCGTCGACGGCGCGGAGCGGCGCTGCTACGTCAACGTGAACGACCTGCTCGGCTTCGAGATCGGCGACCTCGAGACGGGCAAGGTGCTGCACCGCGTGGAGGTGCCGGGGTTCGCGAAGGGGCCGGTGAAGCGCCACGGCTGCCCGAGCCATGGCGTGGGCCTCACGCCCGACGAGCGCGAGATCTGGCTGTGCGACGGCGCGAACAGCCGCGTGCACGTGTTCGACGCCACCGTTTCGCCGCCGCGGCTCGTGCAGAGCATCGTGGTCCGTGACCAGCCGGGGTGGATCACGTTCACGCTCGACGGCCGGCTCGCGCTCGCGTCCACCGGCGAGATCGTCGACACGCGCACGAAGCGCATCGTCCACGCGCTCTCCGACGAGCAGGGCCTCCCCGTCGCGAGCGAGAAGGTCGTCGAGGTCGTGTTCCGCGGCCGCGATCCGGTGCGCACCGGCGACCAGTTCGGGGTGGGACGCCGGGGGTGA